In the Onychostoma macrolepis isolate SWU-2019 chromosome 09, ASM1243209v1, whole genome shotgun sequence genome, one interval contains:
- the mmadhcb gene encoding metabolism of cobalamin associated Db isoform X2 — MTSVLCSRARLVTYLPGLHVLVHRVVGARTFSGASGSDEAHLHSSTPDTAQRTVWPDETMGPFGPQDKRFQLPGNMGFDCHLEGPEEQRTSPIHSVMPDVLTAQSSSDRHNFILAQFINELHESDKTHTEQNVDKAEHFFDHSSVECAIQSCPELLKKDFESIFPEAPSTGMMVVTVTQKTQNDMTAWTEQVDREREELLSKFVAGAKEICHALRTEGFWADFIDPSSGLAFFGAYTNNTLFETDERYRHLGFQIEDLGCCKVIRHVMWGTHVFVGTLFTTAPPNSQIMKKLQGN; from the exons CTGGTGACATACCTGCCAGGGCTTCACGTTCTAGTTCATCGTGTTGTTGGAGCCAGGACTTTCTCCGGGGCGTCCGGCTCAGATGAGGCACACCTTCACAGCAGTACCCCTGACACTG CACAAAGGACAGTGTGGCCGGACGAGACCATGGGCCCGTTCGGACCTCAGGATAAGCGTTTCCAGTTGCCGGGTAACATGGGTTTTGACTGTCATTTGGAGGGTCCAGAGGAGCAGAGGACCTCACCGATCCACAGCGTGATGCCAGACGTGCTCACTGCTCAGTCCAGCAGCGATAGGCACAACTTCATCCTGGCCCAGTTCATCAATGAGCTTCAT gaaagtgataaaacacacacagaacagaACGTGGATAAAGCAGAGCACTTTTTCGATCATTCCAGTGTGGAGTGTGCCATTCAGTCTTGCCCTGAATTGTTAAAGAAAG ATTTTGAGTCCATTTTCCCTGAGGCCCCGTCGACCGGCATGATGGTGGTCACAgtgactcagaaaacacagaacGACATGACGGCCTGGACTGAGCAAGTGGACCGGGAGAGAGAAGAGCTGCTCTCTAAA TTTGTTGCAGGTGCAAAGGAGATATGCCATGCTCTCCGAACAGAAGGATTCTGGGCTGATTTCATTGACCCATCGTCTGGACTTGCA TTCTTCGGTGCATACACAAACAACACGCTCTTTGAAACGGATGAAAGGTATCGCCATCTAGGTTTTCAGATCGAGGACCTGGGCTGTTGTAAAGTGATTCGGCACGTCATGTGGGGGACGCATGTTTTTGTCGGCACACTTTTCACCACAGCGCCACCCAACAGCCAGATCATGAAGAAGCTACAAGGGAACTAA
- the mmadhcb gene encoding metabolism of cobalamin associated Db isoform X1 — translation MFSCEVNCKQEKPNRMTSVLCSRARLVTYLPGLHVLVHRVVGARTFSGASGSDEAHLHSSTPDTAQRTVWPDETMGPFGPQDKRFQLPGNMGFDCHLEGPEEQRTSPIHSVMPDVLTAQSSSDRHNFILAQFINELHESDKTHTEQNVDKAEHFFDHSSVECAIQSCPELLKKDFESIFPEAPSTGMMVVTVTQKTQNDMTAWTEQVDREREELLSKFVAGAKEICHALRTEGFWADFIDPSSGLAFFGAYTNNTLFETDERYRHLGFQIEDLGCCKVIRHVMWGTHVFVGTLFTTAPPNSQIMKKLQGN, via the exons CTGGTGACATACCTGCCAGGGCTTCACGTTCTAGTTCATCGTGTTGTTGGAGCCAGGACTTTCTCCGGGGCGTCCGGCTCAGATGAGGCACACCTTCACAGCAGTACCCCTGACACTG CACAAAGGACAGTGTGGCCGGACGAGACCATGGGCCCGTTCGGACCTCAGGATAAGCGTTTCCAGTTGCCGGGTAACATGGGTTTTGACTGTCATTTGGAGGGTCCAGAGGAGCAGAGGACCTCACCGATCCACAGCGTGATGCCAGACGTGCTCACTGCTCAGTCCAGCAGCGATAGGCACAACTTCATCCTGGCCCAGTTCATCAATGAGCTTCAT gaaagtgataaaacacacacagaacagaACGTGGATAAAGCAGAGCACTTTTTCGATCATTCCAGTGTGGAGTGTGCCATTCAGTCTTGCCCTGAATTGTTAAAGAAAG ATTTTGAGTCCATTTTCCCTGAGGCCCCGTCGACCGGCATGATGGTGGTCACAgtgactcagaaaacacagaacGACATGACGGCCTGGACTGAGCAAGTGGACCGGGAGAGAGAAGAGCTGCTCTCTAAA TTTGTTGCAGGTGCAAAGGAGATATGCCATGCTCTCCGAACAGAAGGATTCTGGGCTGATTTCATTGACCCATCGTCTGGACTTGCA TTCTTCGGTGCATACACAAACAACACGCTCTTTGAAACGGATGAAAGGTATCGCCATCTAGGTTTTCAGATCGAGGACCTGGGCTGTTGTAAAGTGATTCGGCACGTCATGTGGGGGACGCATGTTTTTGTCGGCACACTTTTCACCACAGCGCCACCCAACAGCCAGATCATGAAGAAGCTACAAGGGAACTAA
- the lypd6 gene encoding ly6/PLAUR domain-containing protein 6 isoform X2, with amino-acid sequence MEPWPLMAWGLMLTTIIKAVQSRDFTEKDIIFLHPSTTPYPGGFKCFTCEDEPDNYECNRWAPDLYCPRESRYCYTQHKMSWDGNTVSVTKRCVALEDCFETGCSEMDHEGNKVCTSCCEGNICNMPLPRNETDAIFATTSPINDSIQPAQSPTLLLSVCIISLMLHSIN; translated from the exons ATGGAACCCTGGCCTCTCATGGCCTGGGGCCTAATGCTGACCACCATCATCAAAGCGGTTCAATCGAGGGACTTCACAGAAAAAGATATTATTTTTCTCCATCCCTCAA CAACTCCATATCCAGGAggctttaaatgttttacttgtGAAGATGAACCTGACAACTATGAATGCAACCGCTGGGCTCCAGATCTCTACTGTCCACGAG AGAGCAGATATTGCTACACACAACATAAGATGAGCTGGGATGGAAACACAGTGTCGGTGACAAAGCGTTGTGTGGCGCTGGAAGACTGTTTTGAAACAGGGTGCTCTGAGATGGACCATGAAGGAAACAAG GTGTGCACATCCTGTTGTGAGGGGAACATCTGTAACATGCCCCTCCCACGAAACGAGACTGATGCCATTTTTGCCACCACGTCTCCTATTAACGACAGCATTCAACCAGCACAGAGTCCCACGCTGCTCCTCTCTGTCTGTATCATCAGCCTGATGCTCCACAGTATTAACTGA
- the lypd6 gene encoding ly6/PLAUR domain-containing protein 6 isoform X1, producing MEPWPLMAWGLMLTTIIKAVQSRDFTEKDIIFLHPSTTPYPGGFKCFTCEDEPDNYECNRWAPDLYCPRESRYCYTQHKMSWDGNTVSVTKRCVALEDCFETGCSEMDHEGNKDRTGVMQRAEGRGQMCAHPVVRGTSVTCPSHETRLMPFLPPRLLLTTAFNQHRVPRCSSLSVSSA from the exons ATGGAACCCTGGCCTCTCATGGCCTGGGGCCTAATGCTGACCACCATCATCAAAGCGGTTCAATCGAGGGACTTCACAGAAAAAGATATTATTTTTCTCCATCCCTCAA CAACTCCATATCCAGGAggctttaaatgttttacttgtGAAGATGAACCTGACAACTATGAATGCAACCGCTGGGCTCCAGATCTCTACTGTCCACGAG AGAGCAGATATTGCTACACACAACATAAGATGAGCTGGGATGGAAACACAGTGTCGGTGACAAAGCGTTGTGTGGCGCTGGAAGACTGTTTTGAAACAGGGTGCTCTGAGATGGACCATGAAGGAAACAAG GACAGGACAGGAGTTATGCAGAGGGCAGAGGGCAGGGGGCAGAT GTGTGCACATCCTGTTGTGAGGGGAACATCTGTAACATGCCCCTCCCACGAAACGAGACTGATGCCATTTTTGCCACCACGTCTCCTATTAACGACAGCATTCAACCAGCACAGAGTCCCACGCTGCTCCTCTCTGTCTGTATCATCAGCCTGA